Genomic window (Salvelinus fontinalis isolate EN_2023a unplaced genomic scaffold, ASM2944872v1 scaffold_1341, whole genome shotgun sequence):
cctgggatcttacatcttacattactcagactagttatcctggggaatagttttaatacatttgcaaaaaatctaaacctgtttttgatttggcattaaggggtattgtgatggcattatgggctattgtgatggcattatggggtattgtgtgtagattgatgaggatttaaaaaataataatcaattTCAAAATAATGGGATGCACCGATATCATTTTtggccaatattttccttgccccaaaaaacgataccgataaccgatatttaaaattttagcggccttttaacattctagtacagttaaaaagTTAAACATACacacggacgcagcggtctaagccactgcatctcagtgcaagaggtgtcactacagtccctggttccaatccaggctgtatcacaccaggccgtgattgggagacccATAGTAGTTGTCTATTATTGGTGTAGAGAGGAAGACATAGGAGAGGGATCCCACATGTGGATAGGAAGACACAAATTATCATTATTACTGGAAAATATTCATTTAAAATCCAGGTATTGAACAACTTtagctctctaggtcatgccagtaggctacaatagggtgtaactctctaggtcatgccagtaggttacagcaggttgtaactctctaggtcaagccagtaggttacagtaggttgtaactctctaggtcatgccagtaggctacagtaggttgtatctctctaggtcatgccagtaggttacagtaggttgtaactctctaggtcatgccagtaggctacagtaggttgtatctctctaggtcatgccagtaggttacagtaggttgtaactctctaggtcatgccagtaggttacagtaggatgtatctctctaggtcatgccagtaggctacagttggttgtatccaagtggaaacaattatcaacccaatgtggaaagtgtcgaatttggtcaacaacaaaatgaatggcatatttgctacgtgaggtttacttgaaccaacagaagtttcgtaatgcttaagttgttatgtggacacgtgacataccgacaactttgataaaaacactataggagttgtctccagatcgctatgcatattcatgctagtagcttagcatctctctccattgaatacaggcggtgcatattcatgctagtagcttagcatctctctccattgaatacaggcggtgcatattcatgctagtagcttagcatctctctccattgaatacaggcagttgacaacaaccctcatagaatataaacaatagattacaataataagatgaatccaccaatccaaagaatggataggcgggagctagacaacccgcagtgccgctttgtggacaacgactccccttgttagggcggagacatcttgtcagtatatccataatctttggtgtagccaacccaactctcgCATTGCAATATTGGGGGGCACGGTGTGTAGTAAATCATCACTACATGAAAATCACTACATGCCGTGTCCCCCAGTCTGCGGTCAgcagatagacccttctcaaatatatatgttaagtcactttttggaaacggaacagagaaaacaaggggtagcttgttctctacgtcgtctgattctagacatatcagtcatcatcctgGGCACTCCGTTGAAGAGGTATTGACGAGCCAACTACGAATACCCAAagttaaaaacacatttaaggcggtacttactggtgttaatcagatctcctatctcctcttcatcttccaatgtgacagtaatctccccttccttcttcactccaaaaactgcttcctcctctttcactctgaacgcgtctttctcttctttcactgtaacgtctttctcttcttctttcactgtaacagcctcaccctctacttcttgttttactgtgacatcctcttcttcctcctctttcacgacaatgttctgCCCCAGAgattctttctccgtccagcagaccgccTCTTCTTGAACAAGAGGGGAGAAGCTTACTGAcctcatgttcggggatgttagctagctatcattagcgactaggctagtgctaacttaaccagtcag
Coding sequences:
- the LOC129849040 gene encoding uncharacterized protein LOC129849040 isoform X2, producing MRSVSFSPLVQEEAVCWTEKESLGQNIVVKEEEEEDVTVKQEVEGEAVTVKEEEKDVTVKEEKDAFRVKEEEAVFGVKKEGEITVTLEDEEEIGDLINTKPEP